A single region of the Ciconia boyciana chromosome 13, ASM3463844v1, whole genome shotgun sequence genome encodes:
- the CEP20 gene encoding centrosomal protein 20 isoform X3, with translation MATVAELKAVLKDTLEKRGALGQIKARIRAEVFNALDDQSEPRPPLSHENLLINELIREYLEYNKYKYAASVLTAESGQPEVPLDRQFLAKELNVVEDANGKSV, from the exons ATGGCGACAGTAGCGGAGCTGAAAGCAG TTTTAAAGGacacactggaaaaaagagGTGCTCTTGgacaaataaaagcaaggaTCAGAGCTGAAGTTTTTAATGCACTGGATGACCAAAGTGAACCACGGCCACCGCTGTCTCATGAAAATCTCCTAATCAACGAACTAATTCGTGAATACCTGGAAtataacaaatataaatatgcagCGTCTGTTTTAACTGCAG AATCTGGCCAGCCTGAAGTGCCCTTGGATAGACAGTTTCTTGCCAAAGAGCTGAACGTAGTCGAAGATGCAAATGGAAAATCAGTGTAA